The following nucleotide sequence is from Mesorhizobium sp. CAU 1732.
ACCGGCCGAGAAGAATGGCGATGCGAGGTCGTTGACGGCTCCGATGTCGTGCTTCAGCGACGGCCACCGGTTCTGCGAGACGGCGGTGAGCCCGTCATACAACTCCTGCACCGTCGCGCGCACGTTCGGCGTCTTGCGCGCCGCATCCCGGTGGATGCCGACGAGCGCATTGGGTTCTTCGGCCCCCGCGGAAAGAATGCCGCGCGGGCGGTGATACTTGAACGACCGTCCGACGAGATGAATGCCGTTGGCCAGCAGGGCTGACGCCAGCGTATCCCCTTCGAGACCCGTGAACGTCTCTCCGTCGAAGGTGAATCGAACGGTTTTCGCAGGCGTGAGCCGGCCCTTGCCGGAAATGCGGAACGGAGCAGTCATCACGCGTCTCCCTTCTTGGCCGCTGTCCGCTTGGGCGCAGGCTTCTTCACATTGAGCTGATCCGGCGGGCGATTCGCATAGGCCGCGGGGCCGGCGTTCTTTCCGCCGGTCAACACGGGCTTCGGCTCGCCCGCCTTGTAGGTGATGACGAACTTGTCGGTGATGGTGTCGCGCGCCGCATTGAAGAAGCGCGCGCAGCCATGCAGGTGCCGCCAGCGCTCGAAGATCAGCCCCTTGGGGTTTGCACGAATGAAGAAGAACTTTTCGAAATCTTCCTCGCTCATGCCGACCATATCGGTCGGCCGCGCGATATGGGCTTCGCCGGCGTGGCGAAACTCCAGCTCTGGGCGCTCTTCTTCGCAGTAGGGGCAACGGATCAGCAGCATGGGATTCTCTAGAGTTCGCCGGGACCGATATCGGTCCCGCGTGGTTGGTCGCAGAGGCGGCGGCCCAGCCGCTCGAAGGGCGCCATGCGCTCGATCAGTTCCTCCACCGTATCGACCTGAACGATGAGATGGCGGCTGCCAATATTGAGCAGGGTGATGTCGAATGGGTTGGACGACACGAAGACCATGTCGGGGACATAGCCCTCCACCTCATGTTCATCGAGATCGTCCGGAACGGTTTCGATGAACTGGACGATTTTCTGCCCGCCGCTCCAGACGCAGGACAGCGTTCCGTCATCAACGGTAAACGGCCAGTCCTTCTCGTTGCCGGTGCGGGAGATTTTCTGGAAGCGGACGTCCTCGGGTCCGGGAATATAAAACAGGCTCCGCTCGTCGCTGACGAGAAGCAGCGGCACGGCGACAGTCATTGCTGTTGCCAGTGTGAGCATCAGTGCGCCACCGCGGCGGCTGCCGCCTCGTCGATCAGGCGTCCGGTGCGGAAGCGCTCGAGCGTGAACGGCGCGTTGATCCGATGCGGCTCGTCCCTGGCGATGGTGTGTGCAAAGACGTTGCCGGAGCCCGGCGTCGCCTTGAACCCGCCCGTTCCCCAGCCGCAATTGACGTACAGCCCCTTGACCGGCGTCTTGGCGAGGATCGGCGAGCGATCCGGCGTGACGTCGACGATACCGCCCCACGAGCGCAGCATCTTCATGCGCGTGAAGATCGGGAACATCTCGCAGATCGCATCGAGCGTGTGGTTGATGATGTGCAGGCCGCCGGTCTGCGAATACGAGGTGTATTGGTCGGTGCCGGCGCCGATCACCAGTTCGCCCTTGTCGGACTGCGAGATGTAGGCGTGCACGGTGTTCGACATCACCACGCAAGGGAAGATCGGCTTGATCGGTTCTGAAACCAGCGCCTGCAACGGATAGCTTTCGAGCGGCATGCGCACGTCGGCCATCTCCATGAGCACCGACGAATGACCCGCCGCCACGACGCCGACCTTCTTCGCGCCGATGAAGCCCTTGCTCGTCTCGACGCCGAGGACGTGGCCCTGCGGCGCGCGGCGGATGCCGGTCACTTCGCAATTCTGGATGATGTCGACGCCCCGCGCCGAAGCGCCGCGCGCATAACCCCACGCAACCGCATCATGCCGCGCCGTCCCGCCACGCCGCTGCAAGGCGGCGCCCATCACCGGATAGCGCGCGGACTGCGAGATGTTGAGCGGCGGGCAGAACTCCTTCGCCTGCTCCGGCGTCAGCCATTCATTGTCGATGCCGTTCAGCCGGTTGGCGTGGATATGCCGCTTGAACACCTGCACGTCGTGGACGTTGTGGGCCAGCATCATCACGCCGCGCGGCGAATACATGACGTTGTAATTGAGCTCCTGCGAGAGCCCGTCCCACAGCTTGACGGCGTGGTCGTAGATGCCGGCGCTCTCGTCATAGAGATAGTTGGAGCGGATGATCGTCGTGTTACGGCCGGTGTTGCCGCCGCCCAGCCAGCCCTTCTCGACCACGGCAACATTGGTGATGCCGTGCTCCTTGGCCAGATAGTAGGCGGTCGCCAGCCCGTGACCGCCTGCGCCGACGATGATCACGTCGTATTCGGACTTGGGCTCGGGCGAGCCCCACTGTTCTTCCCAGCCCTTGTGGCCACGAAGCGCCTCGCGAGCGATGGCGAAGGCGGAGTATTTGCGCATGGGCTCTGGCCTCGGACTGCCGGTTCGTCTGTCGTGCTTCGTTCGAAGCGCGAGGTGTATCACTAGCCAAAAGCCGTCGCCACTCTTGCGCTGTTTGCGACGGCGAATGCCGTATGCGCGCGGCAACGTACCACACGCCCCATTGCGCGGGCGCACGACGCATAAATGCCGCTACGGCATGGTTGACGCGCATCAGGCGGTGGACAACACCTTCCGGTTCTGCTATGAGCCGCCGCAATTCGTGGTGCCACCGCTGCGGAACGCATCCAAGTGCGTCCAAAGTCCATCGGAACCACCGAGACTTTGACATCAACCTGAAGACAGGAACGCACGTGCAGGTACTCGTCCGCGACAACAATGTTGACCAGGCGCTCCGCGCTCTCAAGAAGAAGATGCAGCGCGAAGGCATTTTCCGCGAAATGAAGATGCGCGGTCACTATGAGAAGCCGTCCGAGAAGCGCGCCCGCGAAAAGGCCGAAGCCGTTCGCCGCGCCCGCAAGCTGGCCCGCAAGCGCGCCCAGCGCGAAGGCCTCGTGGCCGGCGGCCGCGTCGCGCCTGCACGCTGATTACGCCTAGTTTTCGACCTTTTCAGTCGATACTGACAAAGGTGGCGCGATGCGAATCGCCGCCGCCTTTTTGCTTATGAGCGTTTGGCCGGTCGTGGAACCTTCCCGGGCGGCATGACTTATCGAACGCGCACAAGGGGGAATGCCGGGATGCATCTCGACGCAATCGATCGCAGGCCGAACATGATGGTTAGGACGGGCGCGTTTGCGCTCTTCGCGGCATTCGCACTGGCAGGCTGCCAGACGGCGACAGGGCCGCTCGGCGAGGTGGCGGCCATCGACGCCGCACAGGGCTCGACGGAGAACATCTCGTCGCTCAGCGCCGTCATCCAGCGCAATCCCAACGACCCCGAAGGCTACAATGTGCGCGGCTCGGCCTATGGTCGCGGCGGACGCTACGCCGAAGCCCTCAAGGACTTCGACATGGCGATCCAGCTCAACCCGCAATTCTACCAGGCCTATTCCAACCGCGCGCTGATCCACCGCTTCACCGGCGACCAGCAGCGCGCAGTGGCCGATTACAACCAGTCGATCCAGATCAATCCGAACTACGACGCGGCCTATATCGGGCGCGGCAATCTCTATCGCCTGGCCGGTCGCGGCACGGAAGCGTTCGCCGATTTCGAGAAGGCGATCCAGCTCGACACCACCGACCCCCGCGCCTACCACAATCGCGGCCTGCTCTATCAGGCGCGCGGCCAGCATGACTTCGCGATCGAGGATTTCGCGACCGCCATCTCGCTGGCGCCGAGCAATGCCGAGCCGTACAACGGCCGTGGCCTGTCCTACCTCGCCCGCAACGACGAGGACAACGCGCTCGCCGACTTCAACACCGCCATCAAGCTCGACAAGAGCAACGCCGAGGCCTGGGCCTATCAGGGCCTGATCCTCGAGCGGCGAGGCGACAAGACGCGCGCCTATCGCTCCTACGCCGAAGCCGCGCGCCTCAACCCGCAGCTCAAGGCGGCGACGGACGGCGTGGCACGAACCCGCGGCGCCTGACGCAGGGCGGCGGAACCTCCTTCGTCCTCGCTGGTTGAAGTTGCGAGACGAAGGAGAAAACCCATGAAACATCGCATCATCCTTGCCGCGACACTTCTCGCGGCAGTTGTCACGACGCCCGTCCTCGCACAGGAAGGCACGGAACTGGGCGTTCTGGATTGCGTCATCGAGGGCGGCACCGGCTTCATCGTCGGGTCCAGCAAGGATTTGAACTGCACCTTCACCTCCGCTGACAGCACGCTGGCGCCCGAAGCCTATCTCGGCGTGGTCAACAAGTTTGGCCTCGATATCGGCACCACAGGCGACCAGTTGATGCAGTGGCTGGTGCTGGCTCCGACCGCCAACGCATATGTACCCGGCGTGCTTGCGGGCGACTATGTCGGCGCATCGGCGGAGGCCACGGCAGGCGTCGGCGTCGGCGCGAACGTGCTGATCGGCGGCTCGGACCGGACGATCTCGCTCCAGCCTATTAGCGTGCAGGCGCAGACGGGCCTCAACCTTGCGCTCGGCGTGACCGAATTCAAGCTGCGCAGCATCGATTGATCGATGCGCCGGTGCGCCAGGCAAACGGCGCACCGCACGTGGCATAAAGGCCGGTTGTTGCATCCGCTCCTTTGGCATGTTTGGGTCTTGGCGGCTCGGTAGACACGCACCGTGCCAATTGCCGGCACCAACACGGAAAGCCCCTATGCCCGAGACCGCGAGCCTGATCGGTTTTGCCCTTGTCGCTTTGGGCATGGTGCTGACGCCCGGCCCGAACATGGTTTACCTCGTCTCGCGTTCGATCAGCCAGGGGCCGCTCGCCGGCCTGATTTCGCTGGGCGGCGTGGCGCTGGGCTTCGTCTTCTACATGCTGGCGGCCGCCTTCGGCATCACCGCGCTCGTCTTCGCCGTGCCGTTCGCGTATGACGCGCTGCGTCTCGCGGGCGCGGCCTATCTGCTCTGGCTCGCATGGCAGGCGGTGCGCCCCGGTGGCCGCTCGCCGTTCCAGGTCAAGGATCTTCCTGTCGATGGTCCACGCAAGCTGTTCCTGATGGGCCTTCTCACCAATCTCCTCAACCCCAAGATCGCGATGGTCTATCTGTCGCTTCTGCCGCAATTCATCGATCCTGCTGCGGGATCGGTGCTCACGCAGACGCTGGTGCTGGGCTTCACCCAGATCGCGATCAGCGTGTCGGTCAACGCGATGATCGCGATCGCGGCCGGCTCGATCGCGCTGTTCCTGATACGCAGGCCGTTCTGGATGACGGTCCAGCGCTGGCTGATGGGAACCGTTCTCGGCGGCCTCGCGGTCAACATGGCGCTCGACGCGCGGCGGTAAACCAGCCTTCCCCATTACCACGCCCCGTTTCCGGTCTGGTCCTTGTGAAAGGGCGGGAAGCGGGGCGCGAGGCCGTGTCTTCCGAATGATAATTACGTGGTGCGAACCTCGCGCCCCGCCGGTGCTGTCACCATCGACGAAGCTGAGCCGGACTTGGCATTTGCGCCTCCGACTCCGACCTCCCCGAAGCCCGGATTCAAGGCCAGACGTCTCACTCGTCAGACCACGCTACCCGGACACCGTCACCCTCCCCTGATCCCCGGTGCGCACCAGAGTTCCCGTGAGGGTGATGGGGCGAATATGGCGGCGGCGGTACGGGGCGTGGATGAAATCGGGGGGATATTTTTGGGAAGTGGTTGATCGGGTTGGGGGAAAGTTTTGGGAGTGGGGAATCTTCTCCACCTGCGGTGGGTGACCGGGCACCCGGCTCTGCACCACCCTGCGACTGAACCGGCGAGGCATGGATCCCCGGGTCTGCGCATCGAGCTTCGCTCGACGCTCCGCCCGAGGATGACGAAGTGGGTGGGGAAGCCTTGGGATGACGAAGTGGGTGTGGGCGCGCGTTCGCGAGGTCTGATGCGACGTTGACAATGTAGGGGGTAAACGCGCTCATCATAGCGTCACCCGCAGACACCCGCCTCAGCCAGGCGCGACATCCCGACCGGCCTTGGCCTGTCTGCGGCGGGCGATTTCGAACGCCACCGCGCCGATGATCGTCATCGCGATCATGATGAGCGCCAGCGCGTTGACGGCAGGCGTGAGACCCGTTCGCACCTTGGTCGCGATATAGACAGTCAGCGGGGTGTCGAAGCCGCGCACGAAGAGCGTCGTGTTGTAGTTCTCGATCGATTGCAGCATCGCCAGGAATCCGGCGGCGATCAAGGCGGGTTTCAGGAACGGCAGTATGATGCGCCGGAACACCATGAATTTCGATGCGCCGAGGCCGAGCGCCGCCTCTTCCTGCGTGCGGTCGAACCGTTGCAGCCGCGCCGCGATCATCAGCATGACGTAGCAGATGATGAAGCTCGCCTGCGCGAGCACGATCAAAAACAAGCCGCCGCCGACGCCGAGTTGGCGCCAGAGGACCAGTGTCGCGATGCCGATGACCACGCCGGGCGTCAGCAACGGCGACACCATCAGCGCGTAGAGGAAGCCGCGCGCCCGCGAATGCAGGCTGGTGAGGATCAGGGCCGCCGCTGTGCCGACCGGCAGCGCGATCGCGACGACGCAGACCGCGATGATGACCGACGTCCACAGGGCCTGCCACATGGCGCGGTCCGCCCAGAGCGCGGAAAACCATTGCAGCGTCGTGCCCTGCCACGGCGTGACGGTCGGAAAGCGGCTGGTGTTGAACGTCGCCGCGCCCATGATGGCGAGCGGCGCGAAGAGATAGACGAAGAACGCCACCAGATAGAGCCCGAACAGGCCCCGCGCGATGCGGTCGCCGGCGCTCATGAGTGGAGCCTCGCAGGCTGAGAGGTGGAGCGGAAAGCACCCCCACCCCTCACCCCTCCCCACAAGGGGGAGGGAGACATTGATGCAGGCGCATCAGTTTCAAACATTGCATCTGGCGCAAACCGGGCAGAATCCCCCTCCCCCTTGTGGGGAGGGGTAAGGGGTGGGGGTTGAGAGCCGCGAAGCTGCATGACAAGCCCGCTCATTTCGCCACCTCGGTCAGGTTCACGCGGGCGATCTTGAGCGTGACGAGGACGACGAGCAGGCAGAGAACCAGCAGCACGAGCGCGTAGGCCGCGCCGCGGTTCCAGTCGCCGCCTTCGAAGAACCAGTTGTAGATGATCTCGGTGAACCAGCGGCTGCCGGGGGCGCCGAGCAGGGCCGGCGCGACATAGGAGCCGGCGGCGAGCATGAAGGTGAAGACGCAGCCCGTCGCGATGCCGGCCTTGGCATGCGGCATGACCACCCGCCAGTGGATGCGCCAGGTCGAGGCGCCGAGGTCGCGCGCGGCCTCGATCTGCGCCTTTTCCAGGCTCTCGATCGCGTTGTAGATCGGGAACAGCATGAACAGGATGTAGGCGTAGATCATGCCGGCCAAGACGCCGCCATTGCCGTACCAGCGCATGGGTTCGTCGATGATGCCGACGCTGAGAAGCGCCGCGTTGAGCGGCCCGCGGAAGGCCAAAAGGATATACCACGCCAGCGTGCGCAGCACCTCGTTGATCCAGAACGGGATCGTCAGCGCGAGCAGGACGATCGCGGTCTGGCCAGGCGTCGCGTGCTGCGCCAGCCAGAAGGCCAAGGGATAGCAGACCACGAAGGTGGCGAAGGCGACGAAGGCGCTGGCCCAGATCGTCTTGAAGAAGATCGAGCGATGAACGCCCTCATTGGCCAGATACATGATGTTGTCGAGCGAATAGACGTCGCTCGGCCCGCCGATCTGCGCCGGCGGAAGATTGGGCCGCAGCGCGTAATCGACCATCATCAGGTTCGGCGCGAGCACCATGCCGGCAAGCCAGACCAGGACGAGCCCGATGAAGATCGTGGAAAGCCCGCCGCCGAAACGCCTGTAGAGATCACCCATCCGCCAGCACCACCGCGTGCGGATTGGCGAATGCGAAGGACGCCTTGCTGCCGATGGGCGGCGCGCCGGCAAGGTCCGTGCTGGAAATCGAGGCGACGAGGTGCGAGCCGTCGTCGAGTTTGCCATGGGCGAGCGCGAAGGCACCCTCGAAATCGATGCGTTCGATATGCGCCGACATGCGGTTGTCGCTGTCGACGCCGGGAACCAGCGCCTCCGGGCGGACGTAGAGTTTTGCCGTCTGCCCGACGCTGAGGCCGGGTCCGGCACGTCCGCGCATCTGCCCCAGCCCCGTTTCGATCGTGGCGATGCCGCCGCCGAGTTCGGTGATCGTGCCGCCGATGGCGTTGGTCTCGCCCACGAAGGAGGCGACGAACGGCGTCGCCGGATTGTCGTA
It contains:
- a CDS encoding sarcosine oxidase subunit delta, with amino-acid sequence MLLIRCPYCEEERPELEFRHAGEAHIARPTDMVGMSEEDFEKFFFIRANPKGLIFERWRHLHGCARFFNAARDTITDKFVITYKAGEPKPVLTGGKNAGPAAYANRPPDQLNVKKPAPKRTAAKKGDA
- a CDS encoding sarcosine oxidase subunit beta, with the translated sequence MRKYSAFAIAREALRGHKGWEEQWGSPEPKSEYDVIIVGAGGHGLATAYYLAKEHGITNVAVVEKGWLGGGNTGRNTTIIRSNYLYDESAGIYDHAVKLWDGLSQELNYNVMYSPRGVMMLAHNVHDVQVFKRHIHANRLNGIDNEWLTPEQAKEFCPPLNISQSARYPVMGAALQRRGGTARHDAVAWGYARGASARGVDIIQNCEVTGIRRAPQGHVLGVETSKGFIGAKKVGVVAAGHSSVLMEMADVRMPLESYPLQALVSEPIKPIFPCVVMSNTVHAYISQSDKGELVIGAGTDQYTSYSQTGGLHIINHTLDAICEMFPIFTRMKMLRSWGGIVDVTPDRSPILAKTPVKGLYVNCGWGTGGFKATPGSGNVFAHTIARDEPHRINAPFTLERFRTGRLIDEAAAAAVAH
- the rpsU gene encoding 30S ribosomal protein S21; the protein is MQVLVRDNNVDQALRALKKKMQREGIFREMKMRGHYEKPSEKRAREKAEAVRRARKLARKRAQREGLVAGGRVAPAR
- a CDS encoding tetratricopeptide repeat protein; translated protein: MMVRTGAFALFAAFALAGCQTATGPLGEVAAIDAAQGSTENISSLSAVIQRNPNDPEGYNVRGSAYGRGGRYAEALKDFDMAIQLNPQFYQAYSNRALIHRFTGDQQRAVADYNQSIQINPNYDAAYIGRGNLYRLAGRGTEAFADFEKAIQLDTTDPRAYHNRGLLYQARGQHDFAIEDFATAISLAPSNAEPYNGRGLSYLARNDEDNALADFNTAIKLDKSNAEAWAYQGLILERRGDKTRAYRSYAEAARLNPQLKAATDGVARTRGA
- a CDS encoding DUF992 domain-containing protein, whose protein sequence is MKHRIILAATLLAAVVTTPVLAQEGTELGVLDCVIEGGTGFIVGSSKDLNCTFTSADSTLAPEAYLGVVNKFGLDIGTTGDQLMQWLVLAPTANAYVPGVLAGDYVGASAEATAGVGVGANVLIGGSDRTISLQPISVQAQTGLNLALGVTEFKLRSID
- a CDS encoding LysE family translocator, which gives rise to MPETASLIGFALVALGMVLTPGPNMVYLVSRSISQGPLAGLISLGGVALGFVFYMLAAAFGITALVFAVPFAYDALRLAGAAYLLWLAWQAVRPGGRSPFQVKDLPVDGPRKLFLMGLLTNLLNPKIAMVYLSLLPQFIDPAAGSVLTQTLVLGFTQIAISVSVNAMIAIAAGSIALFLIRRPFWMTVQRWLMGTVLGGLAVNMALDARR
- a CDS encoding ABC transporter permease; its protein translation is MSAGDRIARGLFGLYLVAFFVYLFAPLAIMGAATFNTSRFPTVTPWQGTTLQWFSALWADRAMWQALWTSVIIAVCVVAIALPVGTAAALILTSLHSRARGFLYALMVSPLLTPGVVIGIATLVLWRQLGVGGGLFLIVLAQASFIICYVMLMIAARLQRFDRTQEEAALGLGASKFMVFRRIILPFLKPALIAAGFLAMLQSIENYNTTLFVRGFDTPLTVYIATKVRTGLTPAVNALALIMIAMTIIGAVAFEIARRRQAKAGRDVAPG
- a CDS encoding ABC transporter permease translates to MGDLYRRFGGGLSTIFIGLVLVWLAGMVLAPNLMMVDYALRPNLPPAQIGGPSDVYSLDNIMYLANEGVHRSIFFKTIWASAFVAFATFVVCYPLAFWLAQHATPGQTAIVLLALTIPFWINEVLRTLAWYILLAFRGPLNAALLSVGIIDEPMRWYGNGGVLAGMIYAYILFMLFPIYNAIESLEKAQIEAARDLGASTWRIHWRVVMPHAKAGIATGCVFTFMLAAGSYVAPALLGAPGSRWFTEIIYNWFFEGGDWNRGAAYALVLLVLCLLVVLVTLKIARVNLTEVAK